A single region of the Yersinia entomophaga genome encodes:
- a CDS encoding CII family transcriptional regulator has product MDSASNSKRIMEVESELRSRMAIKGQSNFAREAGWAESKVSRLNVRDMAVTFVLLEKIWETSVIREIARQAVIAVTGKQKAPTRTKTSEQQISISF; this is encoded by the coding sequence ATGGATAGCGCAAGTAACAGCAAGAGAATTATGGAAGTTGAATCTGAGCTACGTAGCCGAATGGCTATCAAGGGGCAGAGCAACTTTGCACGTGAAGCTGGCTGGGCTGAATCAAAGGTCAGTCGGTTAAACGTAAGAGATATGGCTGTGACGTTTGTTCTTCTGGAAAAGATATGGGAGACGAGCGTGATAAGGGAAATCGCAAGGCAGGCTGTGATTGCGGTGACCGGAAAGCAAAAAGCCCCAACACGAACAAAGACTTCAGAACAGCAAATTTCAATCAGTTTCTGA